One segment of Anatilimnocola aggregata DNA contains the following:
- the lepB gene encoding signal peptidase I: protein MPSTSSSKDVTARAGTTSDKAKHHDGGWRETIESLAMAVILALLFKGYVAEAFVIPTGSMAPTLQGRHKDVSCPECGYQFQTTASDEVDRAGFLTGNHVISGTCPVCRFTHTYDPRTNANEGSFSGDRIIVSKFAYEIAEPKRWDVIVFKFPEDAAQNYIKRLVGLPGEQLLISGGNIFTRPAASASATPTIARKPPHKLTAMLQIVDDSSHIPESLQKIGWPPRWREWSENGTGTDNWSSDDGGRSFTCKPATETSWLRYRHLTPTYADWQSITVSNRLPPDVALRRGQLITDLYAYNTSVYIDAGASGWAPDPGYYRTPLNSHVDYDRVPDRLKSTDGRELLYDPSLVGPGIPCSEEFLGNHWVDDLALECLADIKDSQGSISLDLVRAGVHQRCTINVQDGKATLSRMNAVGKALPFVDSEKKEISNPTAMTAVKGAGIYRLRLTNCDHEVMLFVNGKPVKFDQPTTYESNKVVAPQWTSQDPLDLEPAAVGTSCLTAKVSQLRIFRDKYYIAINYQSNSTADYTTLPPPPPGEPFSLQRIFATPEEWQSSGLFDPANRRLAEFTLEDDEFFPMGDNSPSSSDGRYWHPEDYLTRDLLIGKALVIYWPHSWNRPMFWPNFKRMGPIR from the coding sequence ATGCCAAGTACAAGTTCTTCAAAAGATGTCACCGCGCGGGCGGGCACCACCAGCGATAAAGCGAAGCATCATGATGGAGGCTGGCGGGAGACCATTGAGTCCCTGGCGATGGCGGTCATTCTGGCGCTACTCTTTAAGGGCTATGTGGCGGAAGCTTTCGTCATTCCCACGGGGTCGATGGCACCTACGTTGCAGGGGCGCCACAAAGATGTTAGCTGCCCCGAGTGCGGCTATCAGTTTCAAACAACGGCGAGTGACGAAGTTGATCGAGCAGGGTTCTTAACCGGCAACCACGTTATTTCGGGCACCTGCCCGGTTTGTCGATTCACGCATACTTACGACCCACGGACAAATGCTAACGAAGGATCGTTTAGTGGCGATCGAATTATCGTCAGCAAGTTCGCCTATGAAATCGCCGAGCCGAAGCGTTGGGACGTGATTGTCTTCAAGTTTCCAGAGGACGCGGCACAAAACTACATTAAGCGGTTAGTCGGATTGCCGGGGGAGCAATTGCTCATATCGGGCGGGAATATATTTACTCGTCCAGCAGCCTCGGCCAGCGCAACTCCAACGATTGCCCGCAAGCCGCCGCACAAATTGACGGCGATGCTGCAGATCGTCGATGATTCCAGCCACATCCCAGAGTCGCTGCAAAAGATTGGGTGGCCGCCACGCTGGCGAGAATGGTCAGAGAACGGCACTGGCACTGATAATTGGAGTAGCGACGACGGGGGCAGGAGTTTCACGTGCAAGCCGGCGACCGAGACATCGTGGCTACGATACCGACACTTGACCCCAACCTACGCCGATTGGCAATCGATCACGGTTTCCAATCGACTTCCTCCCGATGTTGCCCTGCGGAGAGGTCAACTCATTACCGATTTATACGCGTACAACACGTCGGTTTACATTGATGCCGGCGCGAGTGGGTGGGCTCCCGACCCGGGCTACTATCGGACACCACTAAACTCTCATGTCGATTACGACAGAGTGCCGGATCGGCTTAAATCGACCGATGGCCGAGAATTGCTGTACGATCCAAGTCTTGTCGGGCCCGGAATACCCTGCAGCGAAGAGTTCCTCGGCAACCACTGGGTCGATGATCTTGCACTGGAATGCCTGGCCGATATCAAAGATTCGCAAGGCAGCATTTCGCTCGATTTGGTGCGAGCAGGCGTGCATCAACGGTGCACGATTAACGTGCAGGACGGCAAGGCAACCCTGAGCCGGATGAATGCCGTGGGCAAAGCCCTGCCATTTGTCGATTCAGAGAAGAAAGAAATCTCGAACCCAACCGCCATGACGGCAGTGAAAGGTGCTGGTATTTATCGCCTGCGCCTGACGAACTGCGACCACGAAGTCATGCTGTTCGTCAACGGCAAGCCAGTGAAGTTCGATCAGCCCACAACCTACGAATCGAATAAAGTCGTAGCGCCACAGTGGACGTCGCAAGACCCGCTCGATCTCGAGCCGGCAGCTGTCGGCACCAGTTGTTTGACGGCCAAAGTGTCACAGTTGCGAATATTTCGCGACAAGTACTACATCGCCATCAACTATCAGTCGAACAGCACGGCCGATTACACCACATTGCCACCACCACCACCCGGCGAACCTTTCTCCCTGCAACGGATTTTTGCCACGCCCGAAGAATGGCAAAGCAGCGGGTTGTTCGACCCGGCAAATCGTCGGCTGGCTGAGTTTACCCTGGAAGACGACGAGTTTTTTCCGATGGGTGACAATAGTCCCAGTAGTTCGGACGGCCGGTATTGGCATCCGGAGGATTATTTGACACGAGACTTGTTGATCGGCAAAGCGCTGGTCATCTATTGGCCGCATAGCTGGAATCGCCCAATGTTTTGGCCCAATTTCAAGCGAATGGGGCCGATTCGATAG